One segment of Meriones unguiculatus strain TT.TT164.6M chromosome X, Bangor_MerUng_6.1, whole genome shotgun sequence DNA contains the following:
- the LOC132650110 gene encoding EKC/KEOPS complex subunit LAGE3-like, which translates to MQEPEESLEGRAGVEEDHDGQRRPQAADAQTSAQTLATEGDHGNFPQGGPQDSSGLAAPGSPAAPGSPAAPGKAAEEAAVIPLGEQGLLLPGPSGDTTPASASRLLEFSVTVPFRSAVEADMARRSLVSNARHQQVVLPQEYTVNDSVLAVRWNTEDPVLFRISINTFLDQLSLVMRNIQRLEFVAVIRRGQRRFREP; encoded by the exons ATGCAGGAGCCGGAGGAGAGCCTCGAGGGGAGAGCAGGGGTTGAAGAAGACCACGACGGCCAGCGTCGTCCTCAAGCTGCCGATGCCCAGACCAGCGCCCAAACTCTGGCAACTGAAGGTGACCATGGCAACTTCCCTCAGGGCGGCCCACAGGATTCCAGTGGCCTGGCTGCCCCCGGGAGCCCGGCTGCTCCTGGTAGCCCGGCTGCCCCCGGGA AAGCGGCTGAAGAGGCAGCAGTCATCCCCCTCGGCGAGCaggggctgcttctccctggacCCAGCGGTGATACTACACCAGCAAGTGCGAGTCGACTCCTGGAGTT ctcTGTAACAGTGCCTTTCAGGTCTGCGGTGGAGGCAGACATGGCCCGCAGGTCCCTGGTCTCCAATGCCCGTCACCAGCAAGTGGTGCTTCCACAGGAGTACACCGTGAACGACAGTGTCCTGGCTGT tAGGTGGAATACtgaagaccctgtcctcttcCGAATTTCCATCAACACTTTCCTCGACCAGCTCTCCCTGGTGATGAGAAACATTCAGCGCCTGGAGTTCGTGGCTGTTATCAGACGGGGACAGAGAAGATTCCGTGAACCCTAA